One Notolabrus celidotus isolate fNotCel1 chromosome 18, fNotCel1.pri, whole genome shotgun sequence DNA window includes the following coding sequences:
- the hoxb1b gene encoding homeobox protein Hox-B1b, which produces MNSYLDYPVCNRGANIFSAKAGYHNLNHGYMSSNSCATSDGYAPDGRLVSATSAPHQTPSLPLHHQTHVNLDLQFAPQGNSMYGSPLEYGHHQYGLAPEQDRSYIHAQVSPLGTNMAPYSTGDSCGPAGASAGSQYLHFNNGDQRLQEYPESVYTRLPSHSKEKDLEDTSKTFDWMKVKRNPPKTAVLSEFGVPGHHNVIRTNFTTKQLTELEKEFHFNKYLTRARRVEVAASLELNETQVKIWFQNRRMKQKKREKLGCVLVNTAAAPVEKVSGPDTSPQGKEKDCDQ; this is translated from the exons ATGAACTCTTACTTAGACTACCCTGTGTGCAACAGGGGCGCAAATATCTTCAGTGCAAAGGCCGGATATCACAATTTAAACCATGGATACATGTCGTCCAACTCGTGCGCAACAAGTGATGGTTACGCACCAGACGGGCGCTTAGTTTCTGCAACTTCTGCGCCTCACCAGACCCCGAGTCTGCCTCTGCACCACCAGACACACGTCAACTTGGACCTACAGTTTGCACCACAGGGTAACTCCATGTATGGTTCTCCTCTGGAGTACGGACACCACCAGTACGGCCTCGCACCCGAGCAGGACCGGAGCTACATTCATGCTCAAGTTTCACCCCTGGGAACAAACATGGCTCCCTACAGCACCGGGGACAGCTGTGGGCCTGCAGGGGCTTCAGCCGGCAGCCAGTATCTACATTTTAATAACGGGGATCAGAGGCTGCAGGAGTATCCTGAGAGTGTTTACACGAGGTTACCGAGCCACAGTAAGGAGAAAGATCTGGAGGACACTTCAAAGACATTTGACTGGATGAAAGTGAAGCGGAATCCTCCTAAAACAG CTGTCCTCTCAGAGTTCGGGGTTCCCGGCCATCACAACGTGATCCGCACCAACTTCACCACCAAGCAGCTGACCGAGCTGGAGAAAGAGTTCCACTTCAACAAGTACCTGACGCGGGCACGGAGGGTGGAGGTGGCCGCTAGTCTGGAGCTGAACGAGACGCAGGTGAAGATCTGGTTCCAGAACCGCAGGatgaagcagaagaagagagagaaactgggCTGCGTTCTGGTCAACACGGCGGCGGCACCTGTGGAGAAAGTGTCCGGGCCTGACACCTCTCCACAGGGGAAAGAGAAAGACTGTGATCAgtga